A segment of the Phycisphaerae bacterium RAS1 genome:
GATGCCATGGCTCGCGCCGCCAGCGGCGGCCGGCCGACCTATGCCTCCGTGCTGCCTGCGGCGGAAACCGCCGGAGGCCGCGCCTGATGCTCGACTCCCTCGGCATCCTGGCGGACGTGCTGTTTGTGCATCCGCTGAAACTCCCGGCGGGGAGCCGGCTGTGGACGTTCCTGCCGCTGGCATTCTGCATCGCGGCGGTTTATCGCGCGACGCGCGCCCGCTCGCCCGCCGAGCTGCCGAAGGCGACCGTGACATCGTTTGTGATGATTACACTGGCAATGAGCGGGATCGCGCTGGGGTTCTATCTTTTGCACCAGGCCGTCATTAGATTCTTCTGAGAGCCCCGCCGCAGGATCTGGGTCGCGACCTGCCTGAACAAAAAACTTCCGGGACCATACCCGTGGGTTGATCCCGGAAGTGCGCCACGGCTAGAACAGCCGTTTATTCCACTTTTGACGTCGTCGGAAGCACTCTCCAATCGACCGGCGGACTATAGCAGATACCCCCGGGGGTGTCCATGGTGGCATTTCGTCCGAATTCCGAATATGAACATAACATGTTTAGTTACAATAGTTTAGAATTTCCTCGCGCTACGCACACCCAATTTCGGCGGGCCTGTCTGTCAGAACCCGCCGCGCCGAGCGGCGGGTTGACGTCCCCGACGTGTCTGGCGCCGCTTGCTTACGATCCTCAACCCGCCGCTTGGCGCGGCGGGTTCGGAAAAACGGCCACCTCGATCGACCCGAGACATCGCCATAAACTCCCGCCGTGGACGCCGCTGAAATCAACCGCGCCGCGCAAGCCATCGCGAGATGCACGTCGCTCTGCGTGCTGAGCGGCGCCGGGATGTCCGCGGAGTCGGGCGTGGCGACGTTTCGCGACGCGCAGGGACTTTGGTCCCGGTTCAACCCCGCCGAGCTGGCCACGCCGGAGGCCTTCGTCTGCGATCCGCTCAAGGTGTGGTCCTGGTATCGCTGGCGCCGCTCGGAGCTGGCGAAGCGCCAGCCTCATGAGGGGCACTACGTCCTCGCCCGGTGGGAGGCTCAATCCGGCATGGAGCAGGAAGCGCAAACATCGCCGCGGCCCGCCGCGATGACCATCATCACCCAGAACGTCGACGGCCTGCACCACCGCGCCGGCTCACGTAACGTCATTGAGCTCCACGGTCGGCTCGACGCCGCCCGCTGCACGGCCTGCCCCCATCACGAACTCGGCTTGCGCGACCTTGGCGAAGACCCGCGCTGTCCCGCCTGCGACC
Coding sequences within it:
- the cobB gene encoding NAD-dependent protein deacylase yields the protein MDAAEINRAAQAIARCTSLCVLSGAGMSAESGVATFRDAQGLWSRFNPAELATPEAFVCDPLKVWSWYRWRRSELAKRQPHEGHYVLARWEAQSGMEQEAQTSPRPAAMTIITQNVDGLHHRAGSRNVIELHGRLDAARCTACPHHELGLRDLGEDPRCPACDRRLRPGVVWFGEPLTPGAFEAARTAVDACDVALVIGTSGVVQPAASLADRAKAGGAMLIEINPEPTPISEIADVCIRRRCGAALTAIDAALSGGSESR